The following proteins are co-located in the Plasmodium brasilianum strain Bolivian I chromosome 11, whole genome shotgun sequence genome:
- a CDS encoding inner membrane complex protein 1j, with protein MMEDKQCKLLLSECCKGNYAAPVISMNIESDQAYEEGNDYTYQSSERPVINVKGDQPVFNIPVYQDKYVRDKIIESSKYEIQDVVQPKYYSQETKHDVPTVELLYKERKINIPQEKILENPVDVDIPIGYVPIYSPIWDVREIPRVIPKYEGEQKIIEVEVPQIKYIDKYVEKEIIVDIKEKIVPKITEMEKQVDIVKYQWKEKYQDVPVCKYVPKIDVELDCPPPLIVPYPEVHFQNISEVLNPNQKAIDIPPELLKNNTSYIQQAPIMNREASEKRPFFEFARLISKKDRKLGSHQGDQEKSQIDSYREIDGYKEVVGYREVEDDYEDKNDIVLTPDGQRQNVEDKNKKTKKKNWLFCSFNNCKDQRGETSLNDIDPQTGYPKSMPKDFSAFFKKDLNKVKKQMGIYTDTKSTASSNFIEKSPVNPTIEYVGKIDKPPIDGGKLDSISFKLHAIEVHQFIPVPNMPKPKFLDLVPPENFEQNDISSIQNLFGSTSEGWVDPKITGFIAPMMNDVLHGNVQPQSPFFNKLSINNNKNQTKSFTSIPGENCNSDNYKYVGNYHGGMDHTQQGDYQSGMDHTQQDDYQSGMDHMQQDDYQSGMDHMQQDDYINYDNNSSLNYINENYESHDAVIY; from the coding sequence ATGATGGAGGATAAACAGTGCAAACTACTGCTCAGTGAGTGCTGCAAGGGGAATTATGCAGCCCCCGTTATAAGTATGAATATAGAGAGTGATCAAGCGTATGAAGAGGGAAATGATTATACATATCAAAGTAGTGAGAGACCAGTGATAAATGTAAAGGGAGATCAACCTGTGTTTAATATTCCTGTATACCAAGATAAGTATGTGCGTGATAAAATAATCGAGTCatcaaaatatgaaattcAAGATGTGGTACAACCAAAATATTATAGTCAAGAAACAAAACATGATGTACCAACAGTtgaattattatacaaagaaagaaaaataaatatacctcaagaaaaaattttggaAAATCCGGTTGATGTAGATATACCAATAGGTTATGTACCAATCTATTCACCTATATGGGATGTAAGAGAAATACCTAGAGTTATACCCAAATATGAAGGAGAGCAAAAGATTATAGAGGTAGAAGTAcctcaaataaaatatatagacaagtatgtagaaaaagaaatcattgtagatataaaagaaaaaattgtaccTAAAATTACtgaaatggaaaaacaaGTTGATATAGTCAAATATCaatggaaagaaaaatatcaaGATGTACctgtatgtaaatatgtaccAAAAATTGATGTTGAGTTAGATTGTCCTCCACCTTTAATAGTACCATACCCTGAAGTTCATTTTCAAAACATTTCTGAGGTTCTTAATCCAAATCAAAAGGCGATAGATATCCCTCCTgaactattaaaaaataatacatccTATATTCAACAGGCACCTATTATGAACAGGGAAGCTTCTGAAAAAAGGCCTTTCTTTGAATTTGCTCGGTTGATATCGAAAAAAGATAGAAAGCTGGGAAGCCACCAAGGCGACCAGGAAAAAAGCCAAATAGACAGTTACAGAGAAATCGATGGTTACAAAGAAGTCGTCGGTTATAGAGAAGTTGAGGATGATTACGAGGATAAGAACGACATTGTGCTAACACCTGATGGGCAACGTCAAAATGTAGAGgataagaacaaaaaaacaaaaaaaaaaaattggctTTTCTGTTCCTTCAACAACTGCAAGGATCAAAGGGGAGAAACTTCCCTTAATGACATAGATCCACAGACAGGATATCCTAAATCTATGCCAAAAGATTTTTctgctttttttaaaaaagatttaaataAGGTCAAAAAACAAATGGGTATATATACTGATACGAAATCAACAGCATCAAGTAATTTTATAGAGAAAAGTCCTGTCAATCCTACCATTGAATATGTAGGTAAAATTGATAAGCCACCAATAGATGGAGGAAAGTTAGATTCCATATCTTTCAAATTACATGCAATTGAAGTACATCAATTTATACCTGTACCTAATATGCCTAAACCTAAATTTCTAGATTTAGTGCCTCCTGAAAATTTTGAACAAAATGATATTTCGTCCattcaaaatttatttggATCCACTTCTGAGGGTTGGGTTGATCCTAAAATTACTGGCTTCATTGCACCTATGATGAATGACGTTTTACATGGAAATGTACAACCACAAAGtcctttttttaacaaactcagtattaataataataaaaaccaAACCAAGTCCTTCACGTCCATACCAGGTGAAAACTGTAATAGTGATAACTATAAATATGTTGGAAACTACCATGGCGGAATGGACCACACGCAACAAGGCGATTATCAAAGTGGAATGGATCACACGCAACAAGACGACTACCAAAGTGGAATGGATCACATGCAACAAGACGACTACCAAAGTGGAATGGATCACATGCAACAAGACGACTACATCAACTATGACAACAACTCTTCCTTAAactatataaatgaaaactaTGAATCTCACGATGCAGTAATATATTaa